One Candida dubliniensis CD36 chromosome 1, complete sequence genomic region harbors:
- a CDS encoding L-lactate dehydrogenase [cytochrome], putative (Similar to S. cerevisiae CYB2;~Similar to C. albicans CYB2), whose product MVLSLQEVSQHNKKDDCWVIIHDKAYDLSDFIDEHPGGSAIIMKYAGKDATKAFDPIHPGDTLTKYLQPKYHKGEVEKKKKKKKQPSTTTNNDADANKTAKEAPVSQETVDEFDVEYDEQDNKAAITSSVEVNGKDSNNNNNNEDDEYDDDDDDPPTEEELKRRQLVKNKPDISQIYNLYDFEFVARHTMDPIGWAYYSSSADGEATFRLNTGSYQRILFKPRVMIDVTEVDTSTTMLGTNVSAPFYITATALGKLGHPDGEKVLTRGAYKHDIIQMIPTLASCSFDEIVDESKPNQTQWFQLYVNSDREITKKIVQHAEARGMKGLFITVDAPQLGRREKDMKTKSIVDLSFVQGEDDEADRSQGSARAISSFIDTSLSWKDLEWFKSITKMPIILKGVQRVEDAIIAAEHGCAGVVLSNHGGRQLEFSPPPIEVLAELMPILREKGLADKFEVYIDGGVRRATDVLKAICLGAKGVGIGRPFLYAMTGYGDAGVNKAIQLLKDEMVMNMRLLGVNKLEELNESFVDTRFMQTRYVPDDVLFNRVYEPVPLPKFKDTKL is encoded by the coding sequence ATGGTACTTTCATTACAAGAAGTTTCTCAACACAACAAGAAAGATGATTGTTGGGTAATTATTCACGATAAAGCATATGATCTTTCTGATTTTATAGATGAACATCCTGGTGGACTGGCAATTATTATGAAATATGCTGGTAAAGATGCAACCAAGGCATTTGATCCTATTCATCCTGGTGATACTTTAACCAAATATTTACAACCCAAATATCACAAGGGagaagttgaaaaaaagaagaaaaagaagaagcaaCCAAgcactactactaataatgatgCAGATGCAAACAAAACTGCAAAGGAAGCCCCGGTCTCACAAGAAAcagttgatgaatttgatgttGAGTATGATGAGCAGGATAACAAGGCTGCTATCACTAGTAGTGTTGAAGTAAATGGAAAAGatagcaacaacaacaacaacaacgagGACGACGAATATGATgacgacgatgatgatCCACCAACTGAAGAAGAACTCAAACGTCGTCAACTTGTTAAAAACAAACCAGATATTTCCCAAATTTATAACTTgtatgattttgaatttgttgcTCGTCATACCATGGATCCAATTGGGTGGGCATACTACCTGTCGCTGGCAGATGGGGAAGCCACATTTAGATTAAATACTGGAAGTTATCAAAGAATTTTGTTCAAGCCAAGAGTAATGATTGATGTTACTGAAGTTGACACATCAACTACAATGTTGGGTACTAATGTTTCTGCTCCATTTTACATCACTGCTACGGCATTAGGTAAACTTGGACACCCTGATGGTGAAAAAGTTTTAACACGTGGAGCATATAAACATGATATCATTCAAATGATCCCCACTTTGGCCTCATGttcatttgatgaaattgttgatgaatccaaaccaaatcaaactCAATGGTTCCAACTTTATGTGAATTCGGATCGTGAAATCACCAAGAAAATTGTTCAACATGCTGAAGCAAGAGGTATGAAAGGGTTATTTATTACAGTTGATGCTCCACAATTGGGtagaagagaaaaagatatGAAGACTAAAagtattgttgatttaagTTTTGTTCAAggtgaagatgatgaagcTGATCGATCTCAAGGATCAGCTAGagcaatttcttcttttattgACACTAGTTTGAGTTGGAAAGATTTGGAATGGTTTAAATCAATCACTAAAATgccaataatattaaaaggGGTTCAAAGAGTGGAAGATGCCATTATAGCAGCAGAACATGGTTGTGCTGGGGTAGTATTGAGTAATCATGGTGGTAGACAATTGGAATTTTctccaccaccaattgAAGTTTTAGCTGAATTGATGCCAATTTTAAGAGAAAAAGGTTTAGCTGATAAATTTGAGGTTTATATAGATGGTGGGGTTAGAAGAGCCACTGATGTTTTAAAAGCAATTTGTTTAGGGGCAAAAGGTGTTGGTATTGGTCGACCATTCTTGTATGCAATGACAGGTTATGGTGATGCTGGGGTTAACAAAGCTATACAATTACTCAAAGATGAAATGGTTATGAACATGAGATTATTGGGAGTTAACAAacttgaagaattgaatgaatcaTTTGTTGATACCAGATTTATGCAAACAAGATACGTTCCTGATGATGTATTGTTTAACAGAGTTTATGAACCAGTGCCATTACCAAAATTCAAGGATACAAAATTGTAG
- a CDS encoding (metalloregulation?) transcriptional activator, putative (Similar to C. albicans HAA1;~Similar to S. cerevisiae HAA1), with protein sequence MLIKGVKYACERCIRGHRVTTCTHSNEPLTMIKPKGRPVTQCQHCRENRKSKNLHVSCTCGKKGKNGSHLPSCACHKTSHCTCSTNSTKKPTAKGDIYHMTASEKAKKKSLIDAANAGLKKRSDSVSTTQSGTSSVASPSSAASPNKKQSVPPPPQQQRKQQSTSPNQSQQSAPPAYNYLSDQNFVIEDIVFPFSTDNGLFDMFSSNATSEAGARDSQIATASNLASDNSTPYNLNSDAGISYSNKDVGLPLSPNETEADPMFPLFPLVGTQSFDRENQPLSALSNGKEPPQQPTPVRPHVSTAMNNISSNSYSSIPSAVEVSSINHSQSRPKRPESVLSIASNSSTRSFDFFGNTHTNYNSSFLNGSLPTSSTSAAFPPSNGFDENNLTNINADDHNNMQHHFGRTGLGAAKFGSQLSKIESEMYTDNFFDDPQSQNVDQLQFPESTAIPNLYNVAEFNGSDNYASSNPSNYDVNNNSDVITNGTNMENNNDLNYQNYNNEIKTNIKDNGSSAVGNLSQDRVISTSSQLPDTADIVVPNLYNVQDILSDSAFDDFIPTLAGNNKDQSNI encoded by the coding sequence ATGTTGATCAAAGGAGTCAAATACGCCTGTGAAAGATGTATCAGAGGCCATCGTGTCACAACGTGTACCCATTCTAATGAACCATTGACTATGATAAAACCAAAGGGGAGACCAGTGACACAATGTCAACACTGTCgtgaaaatagaaaatcaaagaatttGCATGTCTCATGTACATGTGGTAAAAAGGGCAAAAATGGTTCACATTTACCTTCATGTGCCTGTCACAAGACTAGTCATTGTACTTGTTCCACCAATCTGACCAAGAAACCCACCGCAAAGGGTGATATTTACCATATGACTGCTTCGGAAAAggccaaaaagaaatcattaataGATGCTGCTAATGCCGGTTTAAAGAAAAGATCAGATTCTGTATCAACAACTCAATCAGGTACAAGTAGTGTCGCCTCCCCATCGAGTGCTGCTTCtccaaacaaaaaacaatcggtaccaccaccaccacaacaacaaagaaaacaacaactgaCCCTGCCAAATCAATCACAACAATCCGCACCACCAGCATATAATTATCTTCTGGACCAAAACTTTGTGATAGAAGATATTGTTTTCCCATTTAGCACTGACAATGGATTGTTTGATATGTTTTCTTCGAATGCGACATCAGAAGCAGGTGCTAGAGACTCTCAAATAGCCACTGCCAGTAATCTAGCAAGCGACAACTCAACTCCTTATAATCTTAATTCCGATGCAGGGATCAGTTATTCCAATAAAGATGTGGGGCTACCACTAAGTCCCAATGAAACTGAAGCTGACCCCATGTTCCCCTTATTCCCCCTTGTAGGTACACAAAGTTTCGATCGTGAAAACCAACCGCTTCTGGCATTATCTAATGGGAAGgaaccaccacaacaaccaacaCCAGTCAGACCTCATGTTAGCACTGCCATGAATAATATTAGTTCTAACTCATATTCCTCGATCCCATCTGCAGTCGAAGTTAGTTCAATAAATCATCTGCAATCACGTCCTAAACGACCAGAAAGTGTTTTATCTATAgcatcaaattcatcaactaggtcatttgatttttttggaaacaCCCACACTAATTATAACTCATCTTTTTTGAATGGAAGTTTACCCACGTCTTCTACTTCAGCTGCATTCCCTCCATCTAATGGTTTTGatgaaaacaatttaacGAATATTAATGCTGACGACCACAATAATATGCAACATCATTTTGGAAGAACGGGTTTGGGCGCAGCTAAATTTGGATCTCAATTGAGTAAAATTGAGTCGGAAATGTATACCGATAATTTTTTCGATGATCCCCAGTCACAAAATGTCGATCAATTACAGTTCCCTGAATCAACAGCAATACCAAATTTGTACAATGTTGCTGAGTTTAATGGAAGTGATAACTATGCAAGTAGTAACCCCAGTAATTATGatgttaataataactCCGACGTGATCACAAATGGCACTAATATggaaaacaacaacgacCTAAATTACCAAAActataataatgaaatcaaaactaACATCAAAGATAATGGTAGCAGTGCTGTTGGGAACCTTAGTCAGGATCGTGTAATTTCGACGTCACTGCAACTTCCTGATACTGCTGATATTGTTGTGCCCAATTTATATAATGTTCAAGATATTTTGAGTGATTCCGcttttgatgattttataCCTACGCTAGCGGGTAACAATAAAGATCAGAGTAATATATAG
- a CDS encoding RAN binding protein, putative (Similar to S. cerevisiae YRB30) has protein sequence MDQILIKASNQAVSFAIRSGISLASGYAIKTISTFLDKIPESAQHKIQNKRNKLKTKIDIVTVTIDLIKLAAARGNTVLESSLQLINDLQTQLNEFDNNINEISLNLSGANEKESIKQVENYMNSLLYDINEAIPILNLVLATSGVNFNGKVNVHGISPGRLLQAANYINNPTNDTIGPDFDLVVYSIFYNPSRLKYIDDNVDELACINWKETFARSSVTINKQGDYQYQLKINEDFNDGRYHDDEEDKPGEMIVDLKSIQSMFFTASGKLLRLEERSSPVLIIKILKQNGSEEWVALGELKEGEFDEDSDEDQDDNKPVDKINTNRIKNSSLSLLEYLIRLCRLEEIESKSILDIPDEVLSLYLHDQVHDQGLPKTLSQKKKDELKKINKENTMTMDSNINRLKNLDIKEPKKKSK, from the coding sequence ATGGATCAAATTCTTATTAAAGCAAGTAATCAAGCTGTATCATTTGCCATTAGATCAGGAATTTCACTTGCTTCAGGATATGCCATAAAAACCATATCGACTTTTCTAGACAAGATTCCTGAACTGGCTCAACATAAGATTCAAAATAAACGGAATAAATTAAAGACCAAAATTGATATAGTTACTgtaacaattgatttaattaaattagcAGCTGCCAGAGGAAACACAGTTTTAGAAAGTAGTttacaattaattaatgatttacaaacacaattgaatgaatttgataataatattaatgaaattagtCTTAATTTAAGTGGTgctaatgaaaaagaatcaatCAAACAAGTTGAAAATTATATGAATTCTTTATTATATGATATCAATGAAgcaattccaattcttaatttagttttagCTACTCTGGGAGTGAATTTTAATGGGAAAGTTAATGTACATGGGATATCACCAGGAAGATTACTTCAAGCAgcaaattatataaataatccCACTAATGACACAATTGGAcctgattttgatttagtggtttattcaatattttataaTCCAAGTCgattaaaatatattgacgataatgttgatgaattagCTTGTATTAATTGGAAAGAAACATTTGCCCGAAGTTCTGTTACTATTAATAAACAAGGTGATTATCAAtaccaattgaaaataaatgagGATTTTAATGATGGGAGATATCATgacgatgaagaagataaacCAGGGGAAATGATAGttgatttaaaatcaattcaactGATGTTTTTCACGGCATCTGGGAAGTTATTGAGACTTGAAGAAAGAAGTTCTCCagtattaattattaaaattttgaaacaaaatggATCTGAAGAATGGGTAGCATTGGGTGAACTTAAGGAAGGCGAATTTGATGAAGACAGTGATGAAGATCAAGATGACAACAAACCTGTTGACAAAATCAATACAAACCGTATTAAAAATAGTAGTCTTTCATTACTTGAATATCTCATACGTTTATGTCGTTTAGAAGAAATAGaatccaaatcaattttagaTATTCCTGACGAAGTCTTGTCTTTATACCTTCATGATCAAGTACATGACCAAGGTTTACCTAAAACATTATctcaaaagaaaaaagatgaattgaaaaagattaataaagaaaacacTATGACTATGGATTCCAATATCAATCGATTAAAAAATCTCGATATAAAAgaaccaaagaaaaaatcaaagtaA
- a CDS encoding SWI/SNF family member, DNA-dependent ATPase, DNA repair and recombination protein, putative (Similar to S. cerevisiae RAD54;~Similar to C. albicans RAD54) has product MAVRKPLTQFTTPLGSGAGVPKDKRPPRVTDSATRLAKPFKVPFASNSKSVSSTTITISRRPVRSSRKRTNYADYGIASDDEKDDHSVNEDGQIIKRKKFGALLPRSVINSDNIARNEDKFRRSFTVPFDKNNTKQTEIERGPPPPLGTKVRAILPPRALHDPTSEFAIVLYDPTVDKIPKISEVESSSSPEPEPEPEPEQGQRPSKRKRTHKSLAEILGIVTNPEEKLSKYPDVPVVIDPKLAKILRPHQIAGVKFLYRCTAGLIDARAKGCIMADEMGLGKTLQCLALMWTLLRQSPRGKRTIEKCIIVCPSSLVRNWANEIVKWLGEGALTPLAVDGKSTKSSDLGTALQQWSTAQGRNIVRPVLIISYETLRRNVDKLAGTEVGLMLADEGHRLKNGDSLTFTALNSLRCERRVILSGTPIQNDLSEYFSLLNFANPGYLGTRNEFRKNYENAILRGRDSTATDEERAKGDKKLGELSQMVSKFIIRRTNDILSKYLPIKYEYVLFTGLSPMQKTLYNHFITSPEIKKLIKGIGSQPLKAIGMLKKLCNHPDLLDLPDDIEGSADLIPDDYQSSIAGGSAGRNREIQTWFSGKFLILERFLRKINKETDDKIVLISNYTQTLDLIEKMCRYKKYGVLRLDGTMNINKRQKLVDKFNDPNGPEFIFLLSSKAGGCGINLIGANRLVLIDPDWNPASDQQALARVWRDGQKKDCFIYRLISTGTIEEKIFQRQSMKMSLSSCVVDEKEDVERLFSSENLRQLFKFQPDTECDTHDTFHCNRCKKDKGQFIKAPAMLYGDATTWNHLNHQALGNNEDILVANEAQHNDVSFAFQYISH; this is encoded by the coding sequence ATGGCAGTTAGGAAACCTTTAACTCAGTTTACTACCCCTTTAGGTTCAGGAGCAGGTGTTCCCAAAGACAAACGACCACCACGCGTCACAGATTCTGCCACGCGATTGGCAAAACCATTTAAAGTTCCATTTGCATCGAATCTGAAATCAGTATCCTCAACAACTATCACAATTTCACGTAGACCAGTTAGGTCTTCGCGTAAAAGAACAAATTACGCGGATTATGGGATTGCATCTGACGATGAGAAAGATGATCATAGTGTCAATGAAGATggacaaataataaaacgTAAAAAATTTGGAGCATTATTACCAAGATCAGTTATTAATTCTGACAATATTGCTAGAAACGAAGATAAATTTAGACGTTCCTTTACTGTCccatttgataaaaataataccaaACAAAcagaaattgaaagaggtccaccaccaccattagGAACAAAAGTACGAGCAATTCTTCCACCTCGTGCATTACATGATCCAACTAGTGAATTTGCAATAGTGCTTTATGATCCAACAGTTGATAAAATTCCAAAAATTTCTGAAGTGGAAAGTTCTAGTTCTCCTGAACCGgaaccagaaccagaaccTGAACAGGGACAAAGACCATccaagagaaaaagaactCACAAATCTTTAGCAGAAATATTAGGAATAGTGACCAACCCTGAAGAGAAATTATCGAAATACCCTGATGTTCCTGTTGTTATAGATCCAAAATTAGCCAAAATATTACGTCCTCATCAAATTGCTGGTGTTAAATTTTTGTATCGATGCACGGCAGGGTTAATTGATGCTAGAGCCAAAGGATGTATTATGGCTGATGAAATGGGTTTAGGGAAAACTTTACAATGTCTTGCATTAATGTGGACATTGCTTCGACAATCACCAAGAGGGAAGAGAACAATAGAAAAATGTATTATTGTTTGTCCTTCTTCATTAGTTAGAAATTGGGCTAATGAAATTGTCAAATGGTTAGGTGAAGGTGCACTAACTCCTTTGGCTGTTGATGGTAAAAGTACCAAATCTAGTGACTTGGGTACTGCTTTACAACAATGGTCAACTGCTCAAGGGAGAAATATAGTTCGACCGGTGTTAATCATATCGTATGAAACATTACGTAGGAATGTCGACAAATTAGCTGGTACTGAGGTTGGTTTAATGTTGGCCGATGAAGGTCATCGATTGAAAAATGGTGACTCGTTAACATTCACAGCATTGAATTCATTGAGGTGTGAAAGAAGAGTCATTTTATCTGGTACTCCTATCCAAAATGATTTATCggaatatttttcattattgaattttgcCAACCCAGGTTATTTGGGTACAAGAAAtgaatttagaaaaaattatgaaaatgCTATTTTGAGAGGCAGAGATTCTACTGCAACTGATGAAGAACGTGCAAAAGGTGACAAGAAATTAGGAGAATTGTCACAAATGGTTtctaaatttattattagaagaaccaatgatattttatcaaaatacTTGCCCATCAAATACGAGTATGTGTTGTTCACGGGTTTATCACCAATGCAGAAAACTTTGTATAATCATTTCATTACATCTccagaaattaaaaagttAATTAAAGGTATTGGATCACAACCATTAAAAGCGATTGGTATGTTGAAAAAACTTTGTAATCATCCTGATTTGTTAGATTTACCTGATGATATCGAAGGTTCAGCAGATTTAATTCCAGATGATTATCAATCATCGATTGCTGGTGGGTCAGCAGGTCGTAATCGTGAAATTCAGACTTGGTTTAGTGGTAAATTTCTAATATTGGAGAGATTTCTTCGGaaaatcaataaagaaactgatgataaaattgtcttaatttcaaattatacACAAACTTtggatttgattgaaaaaatgtGTCGTTACAAGAAGTATGGGGTTTTGAGATTAGATGGTACtatgaatataaataaacGACAAAAATTGGTCGATAAATTCAATGATCCAAATGGACCAGAGTTTATCTTTTTGCTTTCTTCCAAAGCTGGTGGTTGTGGCATCAACTTAATTGGTGCTAACCGATTAGTTTTGATTGATCCCGATTGGAATCCGGCCCTGGACCAACAAGCTTTGGCTCGTGTCTGGAGAGACGGTCAGAAAAAGGATTGTTTCATATACAGGCTTATATCTACTGGcacaattgaagaaaagatTTTCCAAAGACAATCAATGAAAATGTCATTATCGAGttgtgttgttgatgaaaaagaagacGTTGAAAGACTTTTCTCTTCTGAAAATTTAAGgcaattatttaaattccAACCTGATACTGAATGTGATACTCATGATACCTTCCATTGTAATCGTTGTAAAAAGGATAAAGGACAATTCATAAAGGCACCAGCAATGCTTTATGGTGATGCCACGACTTGGAATCATTTGAATCATCAAGCATTAGGTAATAACGAGGATATTCTAGTAGCCAATGAGGCTCAGCACAATGATGTATCTTTTGCATTCCAGTATATATCTCATTAA
- a CDS encoding fumarate reductase, putative (Similar to S. cerevisiae OSM1;~Similar to C. albicans OSM1), with amino-acid sequence MSTTIPSNPILIVGGGLAGLSAAHQAYLRGANIVLLDKESFLSGNSGKATSGINGALTRTQVNLKIPDSVEQFYQDTLASAKDRAHPELIKVLTYNSADAVHWLQEVFDLDLTVVSRLGGHSQPRTHRGHDAKFPGMAITYRLLERLETLAETEPDRVVILKNSQVIDLILEDDNKVVGVKYKNLKDKSKHELHGPVILSTGGYAADFTKNSLIRKYRPDIIDLPSTNGGHATGDGQKIVQKNKGQVLDMDKIQVHPTGLISYKDKDVVERKKTPRFLFLGAEALRGEGGIIFNSKGERFVDELGTRDWVSGEMDKQIKQGNFSIRLVLSEKAGENLKFHVKHYTQRGLMRTVSGKELVEEIGCSEDTIKRQLDTYNDAASGAIKDPFGKKYFPATPFEYSPDAKYHVSFITPVLHFTMGGVKINDKTQVIASNDSPFEGLYAAGEVAGGVHGHNRLGGSSLLACVVYGRLAADQASSYKFHKLSFGDGDNIASASQRLKMINLHIDPSNGRIIIDTNGNVPENQSTSNSTNGASAAAPQKKTPKEPKTFSVPDKEFTAEEVAQHNKPNDCWCIIKNVVLDLTPFLGDHPGGKESIANFAGRDATESFAMLHDDDFIPKYVASCVLGRLKGKTPELQL; translated from the coding sequence ATGTCAACAACTATTCCTTCAAACCCTATACTTATCGTTGGTGGTGGATTAGCTGGTCTTTCTGCTGCTCATCAAGCATATCTTCGTGGTGCcaatattgttttattagaTAAAGAAAGTTTTCTTAGTGGTAACAGTGGGAAAGCAACTTCAGGTATCAATGGTGCCTTGACCAGAACCCAAgtcaatttaaaaattccTGATTCAGTAgaacaattttatcaagatACATTAGCTAGTGCTAAAGACCGGGCCCATCCAGAGTTAATTAAAGTTTTAACTTATAATTCAGCTGATGCGGTTCATTGGTTACAAGaagtttttgatttagatTTGACGGTTGTTTCTAGATTAGGAGGACATTCTCAACCTAGAACCCATCGTGGGCATGATGCCAAATTTCCTGGAATGGCAATCACCTATAGATTATTGGAGAGATTGGAAACTCTTGCTGAAACTGAACCTGATCGTGTTGTTATTCTTAAGAATAGTCaagttattgatttaattttggaagatgataataaagttgttggtgtcaaatacaaaaatttgaaagatAAATCTAAACATGAATTACATGGACCAGTGATTTTACTGACTGGTGGATATGCTGCTGATTTTACGAAAAATAGTTTAATCAGAAAGTATCGACCAGATATCATTGATTTGCCTTCTACAAATGGTGGACACGCTACTGGGGACGGTCAGAAAATCGTCCAGAAAAACAAGGGTCAAGTTTTGGATATGGATAAAATTCAAGTACATCCAACTGGACTTATTAGTTATAAGGATAaagatgttgttgaaaggaaaaaaacGCCACGATTCTTGTTTCTTGGTGCTGAGGCCTTACGAGGTGAAGGTGggataattttcaattctaaaGGTGAACgatttgttgatgaattggGAACTCGTGATTGGGTATCTGGAGAAATggataaacaaattaaacaagGCAATTTCTCAATTCGATTAGTTTTAAGTGAAAAAGCTGGTGAAAACTTAAAATTCCATGTAAAACATTATACTCAAAGAGGGTTAATGAGGACAGTTTCTGGTAAAGAACTTGTTGAAGAGATTGGTTGCTCTGAAGACACTATTAAAAGGCAACTCGATACTTACAATGATGCTGCCTCGGGTGCCATCAAGGATCCATTTGGGAAAAAGTATTTCCCAGCTACACCTTTTGAATACTCTCCAGATGCCAAGTATCATGTATCGTTTATTACTCCAGTTCTTCACTTTACAATGGGTGGTGTGAAAATCAATGACAAGACCCAAGTTATTGCTTCCAATGATAGTCCATTTGAAGGATTATATGCTGCTGGTGAAGTCGCAGGGGGTGTTCATGGCCACAATCGTTTAGGTGGATCTTCGTTGTTGGCATGTGTTGTTTATGGGAGATTAGCTGCTGATCAAGCTTCTAGTTACAAGTTCCATAAATTGAGTTTTGGTGATGGTGACAACATTGCTTCTGCTAGTCAaagattgaaaatgatCAACTTACATATTGATCCTAGTAATGGTAGAATTATTATAGACACTAATGGAAATGTCCCtgaaaatcaatcaaccTCAAACCTGACTAATGGTGCTTCAGCTGCTGCACCACAAAAGAAAACCCCTAAAGAACCCAAAACATTTTCAGTTCCTGACAAGGAATTTACTGCTGAAGAGGTTGCTCAACATAATAAGCCTAATGATTGTTGGtgtattatcaaaaatgTAGTTCTTGATTTAACTCCATTTTTGGGTGATCACCCTGGAGGTAAAGAATCAATTGCCAATTTTGCAGGAAGAGATGCCACTGAAAGTTTTGCTATGTTgcatgatgatgatttcaTCCCCAAGTATGTTGCTAGTTGTGTGTTGGGTAGATTGAAAGGTAAAACACCAGAGTTACAATTGTAG
- a CDS encoding glycine cleavage system H protein, mitochondrial precursor, putative (Similar to C. albicans GCV3;~Similar to S. cerevisiae GCV3), with product MIRTLLRPTSLRLVTPSFRTFSTFSTRFQLIDKDSHAYKYLHEKTPVATKFTEDHEWVHLYDDDSAFVGITQYAAQALGDVTFVDLPEVGDRLELNETLGSVESVKSSADVYSPVDGEVVGVNLNLESEPGILNHDPTKDGWIVHIKLDDPAQVTNSETLMNEEQYKKFLEEEEEGH from the coding sequence ATGATTAGAACATTATTAAGACCAACTTCATTGAGACTCGTCACACCAAGTTTCAGAACCTTCTCCACATTTTCAACCagatttcaattgatagaTAAAGACTCACACGCCTACAAGTATTTACATGAAAAGACACCAGTTGCAACGAAATTTACTGAAGATCATGAATGGGTTCATTTGTACGATGATGATTCTGCTTTTGTAGGTATCACTCAATATGCTGCTCAAGCTTTAGGTGATGTTacttttgttgatttaccAGAAGTTGGTGATCGTTtggaattgaatgaaaCTTTGGGTTCTGTTGAATCTGTCAAATCATCTGCTGATGTTTATTCTCCAGTTGACGGTGAAGTTGTTGGTGTCAATCTCAATTTAGAAAGTGAACCAGGTATTTTGAACCACGACCCAACAAAAGACGGGTGGATCGTTCACATTAAATTGGATGATCCTGCTCAAGTTACCAATTCTGAAACTTTAATGAATGAAGAGCAATACAAGAAATttttagaagaagaagaagaaggacATTAA
- a CDS encoding vesicle membrane receptor protein (v-SNARE), synaptobrevin/VAMP family member, putative (spliced gene) codes for MSSSAPYDPYIPNQTTGDQSNSRTAAIQAQIDDTVGIMRDNINKVAERGERLDSIENKTDNLAISAQGFRRGANRVRKDMWWKDFKMRMCLIFGIIIVIIVIVVPIAVHFS; via the exons atgtcATCTTCAGCACCATATGATCCATACATTCCAAACCAAACTACTGGTGATCAATCAAACTCCAGAACCGCTGCCATACAGGCT CAAATCGATGATACTGTTGGTATTATGAGagacaacatcaacaaagTGGCCGAAAGAGGTGAGAGGTTAGACtctattgaaaataaaacgGATAATTTGGCAATCAGTGCCCAGGGTTTTAGAAGAGGTGCTAACAGAGTGAGAAAAGATATGTGGTGGAAAGATTTTAAAATGAGAATGTGTCTTATTTTTGGTATAATCATTGTCATCATAGTTATTGTGGTTCCAATTGCTGTTCATTTTAgttaa